The Argopecten irradians isolate NY chromosome 16, Ai_NY, whole genome shotgun sequence genome window below encodes:
- the LOC138309989 gene encoding uncharacterized protein → MSLMKISNQAENDHFESFLRSLPGVTEMWLGLFRGPTSPHPDDFVWSDGDAPTWTNWDNDTLDIIGSNSTANETMCIKAKITEPSGMFWVASPCTDLMEYSCQVGLNASIIPNDLSQAMCPKLVKLDGKDLNRTNSDKNYGYFDIEHSIDSMGNQVGSKLLATPAYSTSECALHCLSNSLCEEAIIISDALCILYSKL, encoded by the exons ATGTCCCTGATGAAGATTTCGAATCAGGCTGAAAATGATCATTTTGAATCGTTCCTTCGAAGTTTACCAGG TGTTACCGAGATGTGGCTTGGATTATTTCGAGGCCCAACGTCCCCTCATCCAGACGACTTTGTCTGGTCTGACGGCGACGCACCAACCTGGACAAACTGGGATAATGATACGTTGGATATAATTGGCTCAAATTCCACAGCCAATGAAACAATGTGTATAAAAGCCAAGATAACAGAACCTTCTGGAATGTTCTGGGTAGCCTCGCCGTGCACTGATTTAATGGAATACAGCTGTCAAGTAGGAT TGAACGCGTCCATCATACCTAATGACCTCTCACAAGCCATGTGTCCAAAATTGGTGAAGCTTGATGGAAAAGACCTCAACAGAACAAATTCAG ACAAGAACTATGGCTATTTCGATATCGAACACAGTATCGACTCCATGGGGAACCAAGTCGGATCCAAGCTACTCGCCACTCCTGCCTATTCTACAAGCGAATGCGCCCTCCACTGTCTCAGCAACAGCCTTTGCGAGGAAGCCATCATAATCTCTGACGCGCTTTGCATCCTGTATTCCAAGTTGTGA